In Calidithermus timidus DSM 17022, the following are encoded in one genomic region:
- a CDS encoding carbohydrate ABC transporter permease, which translates to MDATKPSLNRRRVRWGELFWSYLGLTLLSFVVIFPILVLLSASLKPAGDVFEYPPRLWPKSFSLENYQGALEKAPLLRYLWNTLLVSLGVTLGQLLTSALAAFSFARLNFPAKRSLFLAVLATYMVPWELTLIPNYLTISSLRLLDSYWGLVLPFLAGAFGIFLLRQSFLQIAEEYFDAAKIDGATPLQQLRFVALPLARPAIASLALLTFLNTWNMYLWPLIVTNEPTWRTAQIGLRFFLVDQEGSNYGFVAAGAILVLAPTLIAFMLLERAFVRGISLGGIKG; encoded by the coding sequence ATGGACGCCACAAAACCATCACTCAACCGCAGACGGGTCAGGTGGGGGGAACTTTTTTGGTCGTACCTGGGCCTGACCCTGCTCTCCTTCGTGGTCATCTTCCCCATCCTGGTGCTGCTGAGCGCCTCGCTCAAACCGGCAGGAGACGTCTTTGAGTACCCGCCCCGGCTTTGGCCTAAAAGCTTTTCGCTCGAGAACTACCAGGGCGCGCTGGAAAAAGCCCCTCTGCTGCGCTACTTGTGGAACACCCTGCTAGTTTCGCTCGGGGTCACGTTGGGGCAACTGCTGACCTCGGCTCTGGCGGCCTTCAGCTTCGCTCGGCTGAATTTCCCCGCCAAGCGCAGCCTCTTCCTGGCGGTGCTGGCTACTTACATGGTCCCCTGGGAACTGACCCTCATCCCCAACTACCTCACCATCTCCAGCCTCAGGCTGCTCGACAGCTATTGGGGCCTGGTGCTGCCCTTCCTGGCGGGAGCTTTTGGCATTTTTCTGCTGCGGCAAAGCTTCTTGCAGATTGCCGAAGAATACTTCGACGCCGCCAAGATCGACGGGGCTACGCCGCTGCAACAACTGCGCTTTGTGGCGCTGCCCCTGGCCCGCCCAGCCATCGCCTCACTGGCGCTGCTGACTTTCCTCAACACCTGGAACATGTACCTCTGGCCGCTCATCGTCACCAACGAACCCACCTGGCGCACCGCCCAGATCGGGCTGCGCTTCTTCCTTGTCGATCAGGAGGGCTCGAACTACGGCTTCGTGGCCGCCGGGGCGATTTTGGTCCTCGCTCCTACCCTGATCGCTTTCATGCTGCTCGAGAGAGCCTTCGTGCGGGGAATTTCGCTAGGTGGAATCAAAGGATAG